The following coding sequences are from one Neurospora crassa OR74A linkage group I, whole genome shotgun sequence window:
- a CDS encoding PAB-dependent poly(A)-specific ribonuclease subunit pan-3 has product MAATRYNSGDLRRQVGSPRAKNRDTKETLCRNVVIYGHCRWEDSGCTFNHDQNKASVSQTDLNSNRRVFNVESPSFTPANQQQSAGKKSTFSSQAASAAPFTPRGVGTSTPTLQQANDSTIFNPAAIREFTPQNYDVGNTISQNGAQHVTQDGGLYSDPFSISSLGQTMPPQGQYNPYANDPNNLAGAGAGLYQPAGFGNGLVHPPNYHLYQPPSELYRPSLQPYQRTTYDFFIPKDRRENLQKKLFHMQQLLPNSGLPNLDRWHSLFPLDTKATRNSTCFGYPSWMYKAQNNKNGRHFALRRIEGYRLTNEKAILNVTKEWKKIINANIVTVHEAFTTEFFGDSSLIFVYDFHPLSETLYDHHFPPNNSHNRLRNTNKIPENLLWSYVCQIANALLAIHNAKLAARCLELSKIIWENNRIRLAACSILDVLHHDSPNRKTIEELQQEDFVKFGRIILALATNTPTLNFNNIDAALATIVPRYSTQLRGVLEWLIKPSAPGETKTVETLLGGITTHLANFANFVMQESDEKEFHLMRELENGRIARLMFKLSVVNERGDSCGVHNWSETGERLLLKLFRDYVFHQVDADGKARLDTNHYLNCLSKLDASSEEQILLTSRDNATVFVVSYRSIRQMLDRAYGELGKESKPSATGATI; this is encoded by the exons ATGGCCGCAACGCGATATAATTCGGGCGATCTCCGAAGGCAAGTCGGGTCGCCGCGTGCAAAGAACCGCG ACACCAAGGAAACACTCTGCCGCAATGTTGTTATCTACGGACATTGCCGATGGGAGGACTCTGGATGTACCTTCAACCATGACCAGAACAAGGCATCCGTCTCACAGACCGACCT CAACTCAAATCGAAGAGTCTTCAATGTCGAATCCCCATCCTTTACGCCAGCTAACCAGCAGCAATCAGCTGGAAAGAAGTCCACCTTTTCCTCCCAAGCTGCGAGTGCTGCCCCATTCACCCCAAGGGGAGTTGGCA CATCCACGCCGACTCTACAGCAAGCAAATGATTCGACCATATTCAACCCAGCGGCTATTAGGGAATTTACCCCGCAAAACTACGATGTTGGCAACACG ATATCGCAGAATGGGGCACAACACGTCACTCAGGACGGTGGTCTTTACAGCGACCCTTTTTCGATAAGTTCACTGGGTCAAACAATGCCGCCGCAAGGCCAATACAACCCATACGCAAACGACCCAAACAATCTGGCCGGTGCTGGGGCAGGATTATATCAGCCCGCGGGTTTTGGCAATGGGCTGGTCCATCCACCCAACTACCATCTCTACCAACCACCATCGGAGCTGTATCGTCCAAGCCTTCAACCTTATCAGCGAACCACGTACGACTTCTTCATCCCAAAGGATAGGCGAGAGAACTTGCAGAAGAAACTGTTCCATATGCAGCAATTACTACCAA ATTCCGGGCTTCCTAATCTTGATCGCTGGCACTCGCTCTTCCCACTCGATACAAAGGCTACGAGGAACTCCACTTGCTTTGGCTATCCTAGTTGGATGTACAAAGCACAGAACAACAAGAATGGGAGACACTTCGCCTTGAGACGTATCGAAG GTTACCGGTTGACCAACGAAAAGGCCATTCTCAACGTCACTAAGGAGTGGAAAAAGATCATCAACGCAAACATTGTCACCGTACACGAAGCATTTACCACCGAATTCTTTGGCGACAGTTCTCTGATCTTCGTGTATGACTTTCACCCTCTTTCCGAAACACTCTACGACCATCATTTTCCACCAAACAACAGCCACAACAGATTACGGAATACGAACAAGATTCCCGAGAACCTTTTATGGAGCTATGTGTGCCAAATAGCGAACGCGCTGTTGGCCATCCACAATGCCAAGCTGGCCGCCCGCTGTCTGGAGTTGAGCAAGATCATCTGGGAAAACAACCGCATTCGGCTTGCGGCGTGCTCAATCCTCGATGTACTACATCATGACAGCCCCAATCGCAAAACTATTGAGGAGCTGCAACAAGAGGATTTTGTCAAGTTTGGCAGAATTATTCTGGCTCTGGCCACGAACACCCCGACGCTCAATTTCAACAACATTGACGCTGCTCTGGCTACCATTGTGCCGCGCTATTCGACACAGTTGAGGGGAGTATTGGAATGGCTCATTAAGCCTTCTGCTCCAGGGGAAACCAAGACGGTTGAGACCCTACTTGGCGGAATCACAACACACCTCGCCAATTTTGCCAATTTTGTCATGCAGGAGTCCGATGAGAAAGAGTTCCATCTTATGAGGGAATTGGAGAATGGCAGGATTGCCCGTCTCATGTTCAAACTGTCCGTTGTTAACGAGCGGGGCGATTCTTGTGGGGTGCACAACTGGTCGGAAACTGGAGAGCGCCTCCTCCTAAAACTATTCAGGGATTATGTCTTCCACCAAGTGGATGCCGATGGAAAGGCTCGGCTCGACACGAATCACTACCTCAATTGCTTGAGTAAGCTCGACGCCAGCTCCGAAGAACAGATCTTGCTCACCAGTCGCGACAATGCCACGGTTTTCGTCGTCAGCTACAGGAGTATACGACAGATGCTGGACCGTGCGTATGGCGAGCTTGGAAAGGAAAGTAAACCGAGCGCGACGGGGGCTACCATCTGA
- the set-3 gene encoding SET-3, producing MAAIVAIAELARGLLSSDSSFVSAVSAPTDASIDASSNAPASLTSTPPTTVSPDNMSQISDADVSGKPDIVSVPSLESAIPLLENEQQNQARQQLQQEQQGAGQGITEPQPDAIVVVPQPPADPSLPAQEPVPDTTGRFPRRARGNNAPVYNLARLTGTYVHGKRASKGDIVLQKKRKPKGRKLQALLAQQALEAEQAAQLAAQGGTPANPAADVPSIQPATQETDKPDSNAPADTLTIPPVHAPAAPEPTFPESAASPDKNGAAEAADAPAEENRVDHESLDASVHEAPLELSTNTAELSSTTKADTAQDINLDPCGALIPALPVDVPDHIPAIAPSATRKPDTRGAKATEKDVVKRPVGRPKKHTVTNIGKAARTALVETAEPATAEKVGTNTIGEAVTSSPKEAVPNVEKEAERGIEKEAEPSGTEDIQTGAWEDVPAETTGDVHTSTASQVKAVKAKGTKTTRGKATKAETIKASAVVPATRRATRHSGVPVEDPILPLITPASGKKAKTAEPALSRVPRELKRLRDTNEFVGIDTRPIRYSVWSNGKYVNVTEEKEPTAPAKKKAKVDSSTATVREDRKDKTVEPEAPTNTDSSRPAVKQKRVKKWLNKGLYAGQQAPEDVTKSLTTQERKRLLNIPELAKSGPPNKVLPLPIFNGLRLLIAGRDFKLPFDVCHPLPPGQPKPAAYRTMTKNRFIGQAAAIWKKTPHFEDFASKCVCTPEDGCAQDCQNRVMLYECDDTNCNVGKEFCQNRAFQMLTERTKKGGRYRIGVEVFKTEDRGYGVRSNRCFEPHQIIMEYTGEIITDEECERRMNEEYKNNECYYLMSFDQNMIIDATTGSIARFVNHSCSPNCRMIKWIVSGQPRMALFAGDRPIQTGEELTYDYNFDPFSAKNVQKCLCGAPNCRGVLGPKPKEVKPPKPPKAEVKGKKKVGKRKLQELLANGIENVVEGEGRSPKKLKVGNAQAGKATEDTAKGAPTFVSRKVSKVSVSAKSKVASAKTTKTFTRKVSIATTRVVKSYSKKGAAAKSKTITLKAPSKGSSLTIVAADAAGSITAAETAGAEEEAGNKASKTARVTPKNTPRAKKMADAVQNTPTIAEGDDGSIFDVPSSSSARKRAPSWKVRDSGVKNVSSLFRKARKSPVKIKDTADPAAKSTAATTKIVKPRKAFTKGKVTRPGKAMPKLTVAKKTGKSVAKPAISKSGKGSVSTKGATKIRLVNKAADGQDENAAPELVV from the exons ATGGCGGCAATTGTGGCAATCGCTGAGCTGGCTCGGGGGCTTCTCAGTTCAGACTCGAGCTTTGTGAGCGCCGTGAGCGCGCCTACCGATGCGTCCATCGATGCGTCTTCAAATGCGCCGGCGTCGTTGACCTCGACACCGCCAACCACGGTCTCGCCGGATAACATGTCGCAGATCTCTGATGCAGATGTTAGTGGCAAACCAGATATCGTTTCCGTACCCAGTCTAGAGAGTGCCATCCCTTTGCTAGAGAACGAACAGCAAAACCAAGCTCGCCAACAGTtgcaacaagaacaacaagggGCTGGCCAGGGGATAACAGAGCCCCAACCAGACGCCATTGTTGTGGTTCCCCAACCGCCTGCGGACCCCTCATTGCCCGCTCAAGAGCCTGTCCCCGACACAACAGGTCGATTTCCGCGCCGTGCACGAGGCAACAACGCCCCAGTATACAACCTCGCGAGATTGACCGGCACCTATGTGCATGGCAAACGCGCCTCGAAAGGTGACATTGTCCTCCAGAAGAAGCGGAAACCGAAAGGTAGAAAACTACAGGCTCTACTGGCCCAACAGGCTCTCGAAGCTGAGCAGGCCGCTCAACTGGCCGCTCAGGGCGGAACTCCAGCAAACCCTGCCGCGGACGTACCATCCATTCAACCAGCAACCCAGGAAACCGACAAGCCCGATTCGAACGCGCCCGCCGACACGCTCACCATCCCGCCCGTCCACGCGCCCGCAGCCCCCGAGCCCACATTTCCCGAATCCGCAGCTAGTCCCGACAAAAATGGCGCCGCTGAAGCAGCCGACGCCCCAGCCGAGGAAAATCGCGTGGATCATGAGAGTCTCGACGCGTCGGTGCATGAAGCGCCGCTTGAACTTTCCACAAACACGGCCGAACTGAGCTCGACGACAAAAGCCGATACCGCACAAGACATAAACCTCGACCCCTGCGGCGCGCTGATTCCCGCCCTGCCAGTCGATGTTCCCGACCATATCCCCGCGATCGCACCGAGCGCAACCAGAAAGCCTGACACAAGGGGAGCCAAGGCAACCGAGAAGGACGTAGTCAAGAGGCCCGTCGGGAGACCCAAGAAACACACGGTGACAAACATAGGCAAAGCAGCCAGGACAGCCCTCGTCGAAACAGCCGAGCCGGCCACTGCCGAAAAAGTTGGGACGAACACTATCGGTGAAGCCGTAACAAGCTCCCCCAAGGAAGCCGTACCCAATGTCGAGAAGGAAGCTGAACGCGGCATCGAAAAAGAAGCGGAACCAAGCGGCACCGAAGATATACAAACAGGTGCATGGGAAGATGTTCCAGCAGAAACAACTGGGGATGTACACACGAGCACAGCCAGCCAAGTAAAAGCAGTCAAAGCGAAGGGTACCAAAACAACGAGAGGCAAGGCAACGAAAGCTGAAACGATCAAAGCTTCGGCTGTAGTCCCTGCTACGCGCAGAGCGACGCGTCATTCGGGCGTGCCCGTTGAAGACCCTATCTTGCCATTGATCACACCGGCATCGGGCAAGAAAGCCAAGACAGCTGAGCCTGCTCTATCTCGTGTCCCACGCGAACTAAAACGCTTGCGAGATACTAACGAATTCGTTGGTATCGACACGCGTCCTATTCGATACTCTGTATGGAGCAACGGAAAGTATGTCAACGTAactgaggagaaggagcccACTGCaccagcaaagaagaaggccaaggtcgACAGCAGCACAGCTACAGTGCGCGAAGATAGGAAGGATAAGACGGTGGAACCAGAGGCTCCGACGAACACCGACTCTTCTCGTCCAGCTGTCAAGCAAAAGCGCGTCAAGAAGTGGCTTAACAAGGGTCTCTACGCTGGCCAGCAAGCGCCCGAGGACGTTACCAAAAGCCTCACTACgcaggagaggaagaggctcTTGAATATCCCAGAACTCGCGAAGAGTGGCCCACCGAACAAAGTCCTTCCACTGCCAATCTTCAATGGATTGCGGCTGCTCATCGCAGGTCGTGATTTCAAGCTGCCGTTTGATGTCTGCCACCCATTGCCTCCCGGACAGCCCAAGCCCGCCGCATACCGCACCATGACAAAAA ACCGTTTTATTGGCCAGGCCGCGGCGATATGGAAGAAGACCCCTCACTTCGAGGATTTTGCGTCCAAGTGTGTATGTACGCCTGAAGACGGATGCGCACAAGACTGCCAGAATCGTGTTATGCTGTACGAGTGCGATGATACCAACTGCAACGTCGGCAAGGAGTTCTGCCAGAACCGGGCTTTCCAGATGCTCACGGAAAGAACCAAGAAAGGAGGTCGTTACCGCATAGGTGTTGAGGTCTTCAAGACCGAAGACAGAGGATATGGTGTGCGTAGCAACCGCTGCTTTGAACCCCATCAGATCATTATGGAGTACACGGGCGAGATCATCACCGACGAGGAGTGTGAACGTCGAATGAATGAGGAGTACAAGAACAACGAG TGTTACTATCTCATGTCATTCGACCAAAACATGATTATTGACGCAACCACCGGTAGTATCGCGCGGTTCGTCAATCATTCATGCTCCCCTAATTGTCGCATGATCAAATGGATCGTCTCTGGGCAGCCGAGAATGGCGCTTTTTGCGGGTGACCGCCCCATTCAAACCGGCGAGGAGCTAACGTACGACTACAACTTTGACCCCTTCTCCGCTAAGAACGTGCAGAAGTGTTTGTGCGGTGCGCCCAACTGTCGAGGTGTCCTTGGGCCCAAACCTAAGGAAGTGAAGCCGCCCAAGCCTCCGAAGGCAGAGGTCAAGGGCAAGAAAAAGGTTGGTAAAAGGAAGCTCCAAGAGCTCCTAGCCAACGGGATAGAGAATGTTGTAGAGGGCGAGGGGAGGTCACCCAAGAAATTGAAGGTGGGTAACGCCCAAGCCGGCAAAGCGACCGAAGATACAGCAAAGGGAGCTCCAACATTCGTGTCGCGAAAGGTTTCCAAGGTGTCTGTCAGCGCCAAGTCCAAGGTCGCTTCGGCGAAGACCACCAAGACGTTCACTCGGAAAGTCAGCATTGCGACGACGAGAGTTGTCAAATCTTATTCCAAGAAGGGCGCCGCCGCGAAGAGCAAGACGATCACGCTGAAAGCTCCGTCAAAGGGTTCCAGCTTGACCATAGTCGCAGCTGATGCAGCCGGCTCTATCACAGCGGCAGAAACGGCGGGGGCTGAAGAGGAGGCAGGAAACAAAGCTTCCAAGACAGCCAGGGTAACTCCCAAGAATACGCCCAGGGCAAAGAAGATGGCGGACGCTGTCCAAAACACTCCTACTATTGCAGAGGGAGACGACGGCTCGATTTTTGATgtaccatcatcttcttctgcaAGGAAACGCGCCCCCTCTTGGAAAGTGCGGGACTCGGGCGTAAAAAACGTATCATCCCTCTTCAGAAAAGCCAGGAAATCACCTGTCAAGATCAAGGATACTGCCGATCCGGCGGCCAAGTCTACGgcagccaccaccaagatCGTGAAACCGCGCAAGGCTTTCACGAAGGGGAAGGTCACAAGACCGGGCAAGGCGATGCCAAAGCTGACCGTTGCTAAGAAGACGGGCAAGTCCGTGGCTAAGCCTGCGATATCAAAGTCTGGCAAGGGATCTGTCAGCACTAAGGGTGCGACCAAGATTCGCCTCGTTAATAAGGCGGCTGATGGCCAGGATGAAAATGCCGCTCCGGAATTGGTCGTGTAA
- a CDS encoding UBX domain-containing protein: MSGDNAVDIGQLSPEQQQALQQYTDVTGQEITDAIPFLERSQWNVQIAIAKFFDGEGPDLVAEAQAAQNQVPRVAGRHETLHETVWSDIAHQHGLHRANRTPPAPRVVPPRPVTYQAPSLISFLLSPFRMVLRVFASLFRPILYILSFIPQSLRPHALTASFRKSRRSLLPKETAGRFKREFEEYYGTHDLVFFDGGHAQALDTAKKDLKFLLTILISPEHDDTDSFIKDTLLDPEVVAFINDPANNIIIWGGNVLDSEAYQVSMEYTCTKFPFSCLVCLTPKEGSTRMGIVKRIAGPVSPSVFIAGIRGAIEKYAPDLDSVRAERAAQDMARNLRSEQDSAYERSLAIDRERARQRREAAAAAAEAERRAREEAEAAERKEKLRQQWRRWRATTIAAEPDVSVKDAVRLALNMSQSSGRGRVTRKFAPDASLEDVYAFVECYDLLYPEDEEEKGDVEESTDKPENYEHKYAFRIASVMPREVFEPTASVTIAQKMGRGGNLIVEDLVDEEEEE, encoded by the exons ATGTCAGGCGACAATGCGGTGGACATCGGTCAGCTGTCCCCGGAACAACAGCAGGCCTTGCAGCAATATACAGATGTTACAGGGCAGGAGATCACGGATGCTATTCCGTTCCTTGAACGGTCGCAGTGGAATGTTCAG ATAGCAATAGCCAAGTTCTTCGACGGCGAAGGGCCCGACCTGGTTGCCGAAGCCCAAGCAGCACAGAACCAAGTTCCTAGGGTTGCCGGTAGGCATGAGACATTACACGAAACCGTCTGGTCGGATATCGCGCACCAGCATGGGCTACACCGCGCGAACCGAACACCGCCCGCCCCGCGTGTGGTGCCCCCGAGGCCCGTTACATACCAAGCCCCATCACTGATTTCATTCCTCTTGTCGCCTTTCCGGATGGTTTTACGAGTCTTTGCCAGTCTGTTTCGGCCTATACTCTACATACTGTCCTTTATTCCGCAGTCTCTGCGGCCCCATGCTTTAACAGCATCATTCCGAAAATCTCGGCGGAGCTTGCTTCCCAAAGAGACGGCTGGGCGATTTAAACGGGAATTTGAGGAGTATTATGGCACGCATGATCTGGTCTTCTTTGACGGCGGACATGCCCAAGCTTTGGACACCGCAAAGAAAGATCTCAAGTTCTTGTTGACGATACTGATTTCACCAGAACACGATGACACCGACTCATTCATCAAAGATACGCTTCTCGACCCCGAGGTCGTGGCCTTCATCAACGATCccgccaacaacatcataATCTGGGGAGGAAATGTACTGGACTCTGAAGCTTATCAAGTTTCCATGGAGTACACGTGCACCAAGTTTCCGTTTTCATGCTTGGTGTGCCTCACGCCGAAAGAGGGAAGCACACGGATGGGAATCGTGAAGCGTATTGCAGGGCCTGTCTCTCCGTCCGTCTTCATTGCTGGGATCCGGGGAGCGATTGAAAAGTACGCGCCTGATCTTGACAGTGTTCGCGCCGAGCGCGCGGCACAGGATATGGCCCGTAACTTGCGATCTGAGCAGGATTCGGCTTATGAACGGTCGCTTGCTATTGACAGAGAACGAGCACGGCAACGGCGagaggcagcagcagctgctgcCGAGGCGGAGAGGCGCGCACGAGAAGAGGCTGAGGCAGCGGAGCGAAAGGAAAAGCTACGCCAGCAGTGGAGGAGATGGCGTGCTACGACTATTGCCGCTGAGCCTGATGTCTCGGTAAAGGATGCGGTCCGTCTGGCGCTTAATATGTCGCAGTCGTCCGGAAGGGGGAGAGTCACGCGGAAGTTTGCCCCTGACGCGTCACTGGAGGATGTCTATGCATTTGTCGAATGCTATGACTTGCTCTACCctgaggacgaagaggagaagggagaTGTGGAAGAGAGCACAGATAAGCCTGAAAATTATGAGCACAAGTACGCGTTCCGAATTGCGTCCGTGATGCCAAGGGAGGTTTTTGAACCTACCGCGTCAGTTACTATCGCTCAAAAAATGGGCAGGGGAGGCAACTTGATCGTGGAGGAtcttgttgatgaggaagaggaggaatga
- a CDS encoding U6 snRNP-associated protein Lsm7 produces MADRGNRGGRGGGYRGGRGGNRGGAGGSGSGAGGGQGGGGAQGGDRGERPKKENILDLKKYMDQRITVKFNGGREVTGTLKGYDALMNLVLDDVQEAVRDEEGNETTRPLGLVVARGTLLVVISPVDGSEVIANPFAQQEEEA; encoded by the exons ATGGCCGATAGAGGAAATAGGGGAGGCCGTGGTGGCGGCTACCGGGGCGGTCGCGGAGGTAACCGTGGAGGAGCAGGTGGTTCTGGCTCCGGCGCCGGTGGAGGTCAgggaggcggtggtgctcAGGGCGGTGACCGCGGTGAGCGCCCTAAGAAGGAAAACATCCTCGACCTCAAGAAGTATATGGACCAGCGCATCACTGTCAAGTTCAACGGTGGACGTGAAG TTACCGGTACGCTCAAGGGATATGATGCGCTTATGAACTTGGTTTTGGATGATGTGCAGGAAGCTGTGAGAG ACGAAGAAGGCAACGAAACCACCCGTCCTCTAGGACTTGTTGTTGCGCGCGGTACGCTCCTCGTTGTGATCAGCCCCGTCGACGGAAGCGAGGTGATTGCGAACCCCTTCGCTcagcaggaggaagaagcttgA